GGCAGAATGTGCCGCATGATGATCGTCCAGTCCGACGCGCCGATGCTGCGCGCCGCTTCGATATACGTCAGCTGCTTGAGCATCAGCGTATTGCCGCGCACGAGCCGCGCGAACGCGGGAATGCTGAACACGGCGACGGCCGCGATCACGTTGATCATGCCGTTGCCGAGAATCGCGACGATGCCGATGGCGAGCAGAATGCCGGGGAACGCGAACAGCACGTCGGCGACGCGCATCGTGATGCGGTCCCACCAGCCTTCGTAATAGCCCGCGAGCAATCCGAACAGCGTGCCGATGATCGCGCCGATCGCCACGGAGAAAAAGCCCGCCGCCAGCGAAATGCGCGTGCCCGCGACGATGCGGCTGAAGATATCGCGGCCCAATGAATCGACGCCGAACCAGTGCGCGGCCGACGGCCCCGCGTTCAACGCATCGTAGTCGAAATAGTTTTCCGGATCGAACGGAACGATGTGCGGACCCGCAATCGATACGACGATGAGCAGCAGCACGAACACGCCCGCCGCGAGGGCGACGTGCTGCTTGCGGAATTTGCGCCAGAACTCGCTCCACGGCGTGCGGATCGCGCGTTCCTCGTGAGCGGACGAGACGGTGCGGGTGTTGTCGGCAGTCGTGCTCATGCAGGCCTCACTTGAAACGGATGGTCGGATTGATGACGGCATAGAGCACGTCGA
This genomic interval from Paraburkholderia sabiae contains the following:
- the gsiD gene encoding glutathione ABC transporter permease GsiD — translated: MSTTADNTRTVSSAHEERAIRTPWSEFWRKFRKQHVALAAGVFVLLLIVVSIAGPHIVPFDPENYFDYDALNAGPSAAHWFGVDSLGRDIFSRIVAGTRISLAAGFFSVAIGAIIGTLFGLLAGYYEGWWDRITMRVADVLFAFPGILLAIGIVAILGNGMINVIAAVAVFSIPAFARLVRGNTLMLKQLTYIEAARSIGASDWTIIMRHILPGTISSVIVYLTMRIGTSIITAASLSFLGLGAQPPTPEWGAMLNEARADMVTAPHIALFPSLAIFLTVLAFNLLGDGLRDALDPKLDRP